Proteins encoded in a region of the Puniceibacterium sp. IMCC21224 genome:
- the zwf gene encoding glucose-6-phosphate dehydrogenase, which produces MVSRVIPVDPFDLVIFGGTGDLARRKIIPGLFRRFCSGQMPPEAQIIGAARSEMTDAEFRIFTAEAIAEFGGSAVVEDGMLDAFLDRVGYVVIDAKGEGGWKELSARVRDNLVHAFYFSVAPSLFGDLAERLHEHGLAGDEARIVVEKPFGKDLESARALNAVLEKHFDEHQIYRIDHYLGKETVQNLMAVRFGNVLFEPLWNAQYVDHIQITVAETVGVGGRGSYYDQSGAMRDMVQNHLMQLLCLIAMEPPAKFEPDAVRDEKLKVIRALEPVEPHHIVRGQYAATDTASGYRQDVENLRSFTESFMALKVHISNWRWAGTPFYLRTGKKLKARTSEIVVVFKDAPHSIFGVDAGRHRNVLAIRLQPNEGMTLDVTIKEPGPGGMRLVDVPLDMSFAEALGPDAEQATEAYERLIMDVIRGNQTLFMRGDEVEAAWAWTDPIIEGWIRRSDVPKTYDPGGAGPEDALVLMHRDGRRWRELKA; this is translated from the coding sequence ATGGTCTCTCGTGTCATTCCGGTCGATCCTTTCGATCTGGTCATTTTTGGCGGTACTGGCGACCTTGCCCGTCGCAAAATCATTCCGGGTCTGTTCCGTCGCTTTTGCTCGGGTCAGATGCCGCCAGAGGCGCAAATCATCGGTGCCGCCCGGTCCGAAATGACCGATGCTGAATTCCGCATATTCACTGCCGAGGCAATTGCCGAGTTTGGCGGCAGCGCGGTGGTCGAGGACGGCATGCTTGATGCGTTTCTGGATCGTGTTGGCTACGTCGTCATCGACGCCAAAGGCGAGGGTGGCTGGAAAGAGTTGAGCGCTCGGGTGCGCGACAATCTGGTGCATGCATTCTACTTTTCCGTCGCGCCGTCGCTGTTTGGTGACTTGGCAGAGCGGCTCCACGAGCATGGTTTGGCCGGGGATGAGGCACGGATCGTGGTTGAAAAGCCGTTTGGCAAGGATCTGGAAAGCGCAAGGGCGCTGAACGCCGTGCTGGAAAAGCACTTTGACGAACATCAGATCTACCGGATCGACCACTATCTGGGCAAGGAAACGGTGCAGAATCTGATGGCGGTGCGCTTTGGCAATGTGTTGTTTGAGCCGCTTTGGAATGCCCAATATGTCGATCACATCCAGATCACCGTGGCCGAAACCGTGGGTGTCGGCGGGCGCGGCAGCTATTATGATCAATCTGGCGCGATGCGGGATATGGTGCAGAACCACCTGATGCAGCTTTTGTGCCTGATCGCGATGGAGCCGCCGGCCAAATTCGAACCCGACGCGGTGCGTGACGAAAAGCTCAAGGTGATCCGGGCGCTGGAGCCGGTAGAGCCGCACCATATCGTGCGGGGTCAATATGCTGCCACAGACACAGCGTCGGGCTATCGTCAGGATGTGGAAAACCTGCGCTCTTTCACCGAAAGCTTTATGGCGCTCAAGGTACATATCTCGAATTGGCGGTGGGCTGGCACGCCGTTCTATCTGCGCACCGGCAAAAAGCTCAAGGCGCGCACGTCAGAGATTGTCGTGGTGTTCAAGGACGCGCCGCATTCGATCTTTGGTGTCGACGCCGGTCGGCACCGCAACGTGCTGGCGATCCGGTTGCAACCGAATGAAGGCATGACGCTGGATGTCACCATCAAGGAACCGGGGCCGGGTGGAATGCGGCTGGTCGATGTGCCGCTGGACATGTCCTTTGCCGAAGCCTTGGGACCGGATGCCGAGCAGGCAACCGAGGCCTACGAGCGGCTGATCATGGATGTGATCCGCGGCAATCAGACGCTGTTCATGCGCGGAGACGAGGTTGAGGCCGCCTGGGCCTGGACCGATCCGATCATTGAGGGCT